The following proteins are encoded in a genomic region of Planococcus lenghuensis:
- a CDS encoding bifunctional 2',3'-cyclic-nucleotide 2'-phosphodiesterase/3'-nucleotidase, producing MNVFKKASVVSTALALTIGGFSASTGVLAAPGNGAKGNTDQVKIEKPVTGKEVSLRILGTSDLHTNFVNYNYYQDKIDNSLGLAKTGVLIEQARAESANSLLFDNGDLIQGTPFGSYKVTEDPIEENELHPAFAALESLDFDATTLGNHEFNFGLDYLENALEEAPFPVLNANVYDAETKENKFTPYVVEDRVVKDAKGREHTIQVGVIGVVAPQIMKWDKINLEGKVIAEDAVQTVEKFLPEVKAAGADVVVVLSHSGMGDEEHVVGEENITYQLTELEGVDAVITGHNHVTFPGSYGDLEGVNMEEGTINGTPVVMPGKFGSHLGVIDLHLKQLGGKWQVIDGDAELRSIKDLPADVVDQGVIDSVQETHQATINYVNTPIGETTAPITSYFSQVQDDPSIQLVNTAQKWYVEKNYQGEFTDLPVLSAAAPFKAGGRYGAEYYTNIPAGTIAIKNVADLYVFDNTIFGLVLTGEGVKEWLEMSAGQFNQVNASAATEQDIINPDFRSYNFDVIDGVEYDIDITEPAKYDGDGKLINADANRIVNLTYNGEPIDPNQQFFVVTNNYRASGNFPGVRDAIAQVDFAYENRLAIMDYLVENPVIDPSADGNWELASTVADAELTFLSSPSAQPFALEDDNISFIELATDGLAKYGIDIK from the coding sequence GTGAACGTATTCAAAAAAGCGTCTGTCGTATCAACAGCACTTGCACTGACCATCGGTGGATTTTCCGCATCAACTGGTGTACTGGCTGCACCGGGGAACGGAGCAAAAGGCAACACCGATCAGGTGAAAATCGAAAAGCCGGTCACAGGCAAAGAAGTGTCACTCCGCATTCTGGGCACATCCGATCTTCACACGAATTTTGTGAACTACAACTACTACCAAGATAAAATTGATAATAGCCTCGGCTTGGCTAAAACCGGCGTTCTGATTGAACAGGCACGCGCGGAAAGTGCAAACTCCCTGCTATTCGATAACGGCGACTTGATCCAAGGCACACCGTTTGGCAGCTACAAAGTGACGGAAGACCCGATTGAAGAAAACGAATTACACCCGGCTTTCGCTGCGCTCGAATCACTCGACTTCGATGCAACAACGCTCGGTAACCATGAGTTCAACTTCGGGCTGGATTACCTTGAAAATGCGTTGGAAGAAGCGCCATTCCCGGTACTGAACGCAAACGTCTACGATGCAGAAACAAAAGAAAATAAATTCACGCCATACGTCGTGGAAGACCGGGTCGTGAAAGATGCGAAAGGCCGTGAACATACGATTCAGGTCGGCGTGATCGGTGTCGTGGCACCGCAGATCATGAAGTGGGATAAGATCAACCTTGAAGGAAAAGTCATCGCGGAAGACGCTGTGCAAACCGTCGAGAAATTCCTTCCGGAAGTGAAAGCGGCTGGCGCTGATGTCGTTGTCGTTCTTTCGCATTCCGGTATGGGCGATGAAGAACACGTAGTCGGCGAAGAAAACATCACGTACCAGCTCACTGAATTGGAAGGCGTTGATGCAGTCATCACTGGGCACAATCATGTGACGTTCCCGGGCAGCTACGGTGATCTCGAAGGCGTGAATATGGAAGAAGGCACGATCAACGGCACACCGGTCGTTATGCCAGGTAAATTCGGCAGCCACCTCGGTGTCATCGACCTTCACCTGAAGCAGCTCGGCGGCAAATGGCAAGTGATCGACGGGGACGCTGAACTCCGGTCGATTAAAGACTTGCCGGCTGATGTTGTAGATCAAGGCGTCATTGATTCCGTCCAGGAAACACATCAAGCAACAATCAATTACGTCAACACACCGATCGGTGAAACAACTGCACCGATTACAAGCTACTTCTCGCAAGTACAGGATGATCCATCCATCCAGCTCGTGAATACAGCGCAGAAATGGTATGTGGAGAAAAACTATCAAGGTGAATTCACAGACCTTCCAGTGCTTTCCGCAGCCGCACCATTTAAAGCGGGCGGACGTTACGGGGCGGAATACTATACGAATATCCCGGCTGGCACAATCGCCATCAAGAACGTAGCGGATCTATATGTCTTTGACAATACGATCTTCGGTCTTGTTCTGACTGGTGAAGGTGTGAAAGAATGGCTCGAAATGTCTGCAGGCCAGTTCAACCAGGTGAATGCATCTGCTGCAACTGAGCAGGACATCATCAACCCGGATTTCCGGTCATATAACTTCGATGTGATTGATGGCGTGGAATACGACATCGATATCACGGAACCGGCGAAATACGATGGCGACGGCAAACTGATCAATGCAGATGCCAACCGGATCGTCAACCTGACATACAATGGGGAGCCAATCGATCCGAACCAGCAGTTCTTTGTCGTAACGAATAACTACCGCGCAAGCGGCAACTTCCCAGGCGTGCGTGACGCCATCGCGCAAGTCGATTTCGCTTACGAAAACCGACTCGCAATCATGGATTATCTCGTGGAAAACCCAGTCATTGACCCATCCGCTGATGGCAACTGGGAACTCGCGTCGACAGTCGCTGATGCTGAACTGACATTCCTGTCCAGCCCATCCGCTCAGCCATTCGCATTGGAAGATGATAATATCTCCTTCATCGAACTGGCTACTGACGGACTTGCAAAATACGGCATCGATATCAAATAA
- a CDS encoding bifunctional metallophosphatase/5'-nucleotidase, with protein MKSKAVKATIASAVTISAIGLQAPIAATAAEGDFELTILHTNDTHAHLENVAKRVTVVEQLRAENPNNLLLDAGDVFSGTLYFNEFEGQADLAFMNLLQYDAMTFGNHEFDLGASPEGHAALAEFIAGAEFPFVSANTDFSQDTNLAAFENNVYTSEFENGEIYSGIIKEIDGEQVGIFGLTTEETADISSPGEVDFSNYIAAAEEAVAAFEAAGVNKIVALTHLGYDDSRLYDNDRLLAEAVAGIDVIVGGHTHTELGEPIVFNEDGEPVVIVQAGQYGNAVGELDVTFNEAGVITSFDGTLHPVGSAVADAEAAELLAPYTAAIERLKNQSTGAEAEVVLNGARGDVRTSETNLGNLITDGMLATAQEIDPETVIALQNGGGIRASIDTGDITVGEVLTVMPFGNSLAIMELSGAEIIAALEHSVSAYPTTSGGFLQVAGLKFAFDPTAPAGERISEVYITSNDEVVALDPAAFYKVATNTFTAKGGDGYDVFAAAYADGRVSEPGNIDYQMFIDYIATLGKVSPEVEGRINLTVPYADISILDEIYPYVQNLYYNGLLDGLFGEEFEADKALKQGEAVALAVRAAGIEAATVEEAIAAAVEAGILSDGKFQENKAVKRAGLALLLNRAFDYAGDDYVAGELAPFKDLKRADAETQKAITMLYDFGIVEGHNGQFKLNAAVSHAEAVKIVSLFLDELK; from the coding sequence ATGAAGAGTAAAGCGGTTAAGGCGACTATTGCATCGGCAGTGACGATCAGTGCAATCGGACTTCAGGCTCCGATAGCGGCAACAGCGGCAGAAGGGGATTTCGAACTGACGATTCTGCACACGAATGACACGCATGCACATCTGGAAAATGTCGCGAAACGGGTGACAGTGGTAGAACAGCTTCGGGCGGAGAATCCGAATAATCTTTTGCTGGACGCTGGAGATGTATTCTCGGGAACGCTGTACTTCAACGAGTTTGAAGGGCAGGCGGATTTGGCTTTCATGAATTTGCTTCAATATGACGCAATGACATTCGGAAACCACGAATTCGATCTTGGCGCGAGCCCTGAAGGACATGCGGCCCTTGCTGAATTCATCGCTGGAGCTGAGTTCCCGTTCGTCTCCGCGAATACGGACTTCTCACAAGACACCAACCTGGCGGCTTTCGAGAATAATGTTTATACATCCGAGTTTGAAAACGGTGAAATCTACAGCGGCATCATCAAAGAAATTGATGGGGAACAAGTCGGGATCTTCGGTCTGACAACCGAAGAAACGGCCGATATCTCAAGCCCTGGTGAAGTGGACTTCTCAAACTACATCGCTGCTGCTGAAGAAGCGGTCGCGGCATTCGAAGCAGCCGGTGTCAATAAAATCGTAGCACTGACGCATCTCGGATATGATGACTCACGGTTATACGATAATGACCGATTGCTTGCAGAAGCAGTGGCTGGCATTGACGTGATCGTCGGCGGACATACGCACACCGAGTTAGGGGAACCGATTGTCTTTAATGAAGACGGAGAACCGGTTGTCATCGTCCAGGCGGGCCAGTATGGCAACGCAGTCGGTGAACTGGACGTCACGTTCAACGAGGCGGGTGTCATCACATCATTCGACGGAACGCTTCACCCGGTTGGAAGCGCAGTTGCCGATGCGGAAGCTGCAGAACTTCTGGCACCATACACAGCGGCAATTGAAAGATTGAAAAACCAGTCCACCGGTGCGGAAGCGGAAGTTGTACTGAACGGCGCACGCGGAGACGTGCGGACTTCTGAAACAAACCTAGGTAACCTGATTACTGACGGTATGCTGGCGACAGCTCAGGAAATCGACCCTGAAACCGTCATCGCGCTGCAAAACGGCGGTGGAATCCGGGCATCAATCGACACGGGAGATATTACAGTGGGTGAAGTCCTGACTGTAATGCCGTTCGGCAATAGCCTTGCGATTATGGAGCTGAGCGGCGCGGAAATCATCGCGGCCCTCGAGCACAGCGTAAGCGCCTATCCGACAACGAGCGGCGGATTCCTCCAAGTGGCGGGCCTGAAATTCGCGTTTGATCCGACTGCACCTGCAGGCGAGCGCATCAGCGAGGTCTACATCACAAGCAATGACGAAGTGGTAGCACTGGACCCGGCCGCTTTTTATAAAGTCGCAACAAACACATTCACCGCTAAAGGCGGCGATGGCTATGATGTTTTCGCTGCAGCGTACGCGGATGGCCGTGTGAGCGAACCGGGCAATATCGACTACCAGATGTTCATCGATTATATTGCAACACTCGGCAAAGTCAGCCCTGAAGTGGAAGGGCGCATTAACCTGACAGTGCCATATGCGGATATCTCGATCCTTGACGAAATCTACCCGTACGTGCAGAACCTTTACTACAACGGTCTCCTTGATGGCCTGTTCGGTGAAGAATTCGAAGCGGACAAAGCGCTGAAACAAGGCGAAGCCGTAGCACTCGCAGTCCGGGCGGCCGGAATTGAAGCGGCAACTGTCGAAGAAGCAATCGCTGCAGCAGTGGAAGCAGGCATCCTCAGTGATGGCAAGTTCCAGGAAAATAAAGCTGTAAAACGGGCGGGCTTGGCTCTTCTCTTGAACCGCGCGTTCGATTATGCCGGTGATGACTACGTGGCTGGCGAACTTGCGCCGTTCAAAGATCTGAAACGGGCAGATGCTGAAACACAAAAAGCGATCACTATGCTATATGATTTCGGAATCGTTGAAGGTCATAACGGACAGTTCAAACTGAATGCAGCCGTTTCACATGCAGAAGCAGTGAAAATCGTTTCATTATTCTTGGACGAACTGAAGTAA